From the Verrucomicrobiia bacterium genome, one window contains:
- the gnd gene encoding decarboxylating NADP(+)-dependent phosphogluconate dehydrogenase has protein sequence MQPQGDIALIGLAVMGQNLILNMNDHGFTVVAYNRTTEKVDHFLANEAKGTKVLGAHSIEEMVAQLKTPRRVMMLVKAGQPVDDFIEQLIPHLSPGDIIIDGGNSLFEDTNRRQKYVESKGLLYIGTGVSGGEEGARHGPSIMPGGSPAAWPHVKDIFQAVSAKVEGNVPCCDWVGEQGAGHYVKMVHNGIEYGDMQLICEAYNIMKHGLGLSADEMHEVFKEWNNGELDSYLIEITRDILAHKDTDGAPLVDKILDTAGQKGTGKWTVINSQDLGIPITLMAEAVYARCVSALKDERVKAARKLKGPRPALGSIAANPEKKKAFIADIMSALYASKIVSYAQGYMLMRAAAKEYKWNLNYGGIALMWRGGCIIRSRFLGKIKDAYDQNPKLSNLLLDDYFRGEIKKAQKGWRKVVATAAQRGIPVPAFSTALAFYDQYRSAVLPANLLQAQRDYFGAHTYERVDQPRGEFFHTNWTGRGGTTSSSTYNV, from the coding sequence ATGCAACCTCAAGGAGACATCGCACTCATCGGTCTGGCCGTCATGGGCCAGAACCTCATTCTCAACATGAACGACCACGGCTTCACCGTCGTGGCCTACAACCGCACCACCGAAAAGGTGGACCACTTTCTCGCCAACGAGGCCAAGGGCACCAAGGTGCTCGGCGCCCACTCGATTGAGGAAATGGTGGCCCAGCTCAAGACGCCCCGCCGCGTCATGATGCTCGTCAAGGCCGGCCAGCCCGTGGATGATTTCATCGAACAGCTCATTCCCCATCTTTCGCCCGGCGACATCATCATCGACGGCGGCAACTCGCTGTTTGAAGACACCAACCGCCGCCAGAAATACGTCGAGAGCAAGGGCCTGCTTTACATCGGCACCGGCGTGTCCGGCGGCGAGGAAGGCGCGCGCCACGGCCCCAGCATCATGCCCGGCGGCAGCCCCGCCGCCTGGCCGCACGTGAAGGACATCTTCCAGGCCGTGTCCGCCAAGGTGGAAGGCAACGTTCCCTGCTGCGACTGGGTGGGCGAACAGGGCGCCGGCCATTACGTCAAGATGGTCCACAACGGCATCGAATACGGCGACATGCAGCTCATCTGCGAGGCCTACAACATCATGAAGCACGGCCTCGGGCTCAGCGCCGACGAGATGCACGAGGTGTTCAAGGAATGGAACAACGGTGAACTCGACAGCTACCTCATCGAGATCACCCGCGACATCCTCGCCCACAAGGACACCGACGGCGCGCCGCTCGTGGACAAGATTCTCGACACCGCCGGCCAGAAAGGCACCGGCAAATGGACCGTCATCAATTCGCAGGACCTCGGCATTCCGATCACGCTGATGGCCGAAGCGGTTTACGCCCGGTGCGTCTCCGCGCTGAAGGATGAACGCGTCAAGGCCGCGCGCAAACTCAAGGGGCCGCGCCCCGCGCTCGGCAGCATTGCCGCGAACCCGGAGAAGAAAAAGGCCTTCATCGCCGACATCATGAGCGCGCTCTACGCCTCGAAGATCGTCAGCTACGCGCAGGGCTACATGCTCATGCGCGCCGCCGCCAAGGAATACAAGTGGAACCTCAACTACGGCGGCATCGCCCTCATGTGGCGCGGCGGCTGCATCATCCGCTCCCGCTTCCTCGGCAAGATCAAGGACGCCTACGACCAGAATCCGAAGCTCTCCAACCTGCTGCTCGACGATTACTTCCGGGGCGAAATCAAGAAGGCGCAAAAAGGCTGGCGCAAGGTGGTGGCCACGGCGGCGCAACGCGGCATTCCGGTGCCCGCCTTCAGCACCGCGCTGGCGTTCTACGACCAATACCGCAGCGCCGTGCTGCCCGCGAATCTGCTCCAGGCGCAGCGCGACTACTTCGGCGCGCATACCTACGAACGCGTGGACCAGCCGCGTGGCGAATTTTTCCACACCAACTGGACCGGCCGCGGCGGCACCACGTCGTCCAGCACCTACAACGTGTAA
- a CDS encoding KTSC domain-containing protein, translating into MNLIPVKSSSIQAVGYDGQNLAVLFHTSDTPYVHRHVPHAIYVGLMRAASKGGYYNRRIRGRY; encoded by the coding sequence ATGAACTTGATACCCGTTAAGTCCAGTTCGATTCAGGCCGTCGGCTACGACGGCCAGAACCTCGCCGTGCTGTTTCACACGAGCGACACTCCCTACGTTCATCGCCACGTGCCGCATGCGATTTATGTCGGCTTGATGCGCGCGGCTTCCAAGGGCGGTTATTACAACCGCAGAATTCGGGGGAGGTATTGA